In Brachypodium distachyon strain Bd21 chromosome 2, Brachypodium_distachyon_v3.0, whole genome shotgun sequence, one genomic interval encodes:
- the LOC100834180 gene encoding rhodanese-like domain-containing protein 4A, chloroplastic gives MALLHLQEHCSLLRIPTSHLPNLLKPPRNPRRNQLSPPNATKIHSSSAVSTPNAAAPNWRGELLFLLLPPVAAASWPLPALAAEADGGRVSLESIVVAIDEFNNRNPFFVAGVVFVWLVVIPLTQEYFQKYKAVGALDAFRKLRDTPEAQLLDIRRGKSVQFMPSPNLRLIEKNAVQVEFDEEDEKGFVGKVLARFPDPANTVVCVLDNFDGNSMKVAELLVNNGFKEAYAIKGGLRGPEGWQEIQENYLPPSVHVFPRKKKSKNSTHTDVSTEGTDDKQEGNGELLTSPSSTLVNTSNGTKDGHEEPNGSTSAAKHATRRPLSPYPNYHDLKPPSSPTPSKPGM, from the exons ATGgctctcctccacctccaggaACACTGCTCCCTCCTCCGAATCCCCACCTCACACCTCCCAAATCTCCTCAAGCCCCCGAGAAACCCTCGCAGGAACCAACTTTCGCCGCCCAATGCGACCAAGATTCACAGCTCCTCCGCAGTCTCGACGCCAAATGCGGCGGCGCCTAATTGGCGCGGcgagctcctcttcctcctcttgcccCCCGTGGCCGCCGCATCCTGGCCGCTCCCCGcgctcgcggcggaggcggacggCGGGAGGGTGAGCCTCGAGTCCATCGTGGTGGCAATCGACGAGTTCAACAACCGGAACCCCTTCTTCGTGGCCGGGGTGGTGTTCGTGTGGCTGGTGGTGATCCCGCTGACGCAGGAGTACTTCCAGAAGTACAAGGCCGTGGGCGCCCTCGACGCGTTCCGCAAGCTCCGGGACACGCCGGAGGCGCAGCTGCTCGACATCAGGCGGGGCAAGAGCGTGCAGTTCATGCCGTCGCCCAACCTGAGGCTCATCGAGAAGAACGCCGTGCAGGTGGAGTttgacgaggaagacgagaagGGGTTCGTCGGGAAGGTGCTGGCGCGGTTCCCGGACCCGGCCAACACCGTCGTCTGCGTCCTTGACAA CTTTGATGGTAATTCAATGAAAGTGGCTGAGCTGCTGGTCAACAATGGTTTCAAGGAAGCCTATGCAATCAAAGGGGGACTGAGAGGCCCAGAAGGTTGGCAG GAAATTCAAGAGAACTATCTTCCCCCATCTGTTCATGTTTTtccaaggaaaaagaagagcaaaaaTTCAACACACACAGATGTGAGCACTGAAGGAACAGATGATAAGCAGGAGGGGAATGGAGAACTATTAACTTCTCCTAGCAGCACTTTAGTCAACACAAGCAACGGAACCAAGGATGGTCATGAAGAGCCAAATGGAAGTACTTCAGCTGCGAAGCATGCAACAAGGAGACCATTATCACCATATCCAAAT TACCATGACTTGAAGCCGCCTTCATCTCCAACGCCATCCAAGCCAGGAATGTAA
- the LOC112270767 gene encoding uncharacterized protein LOC112270767 translates to MRKHVFLRILHALSEWSPYFCQRFDAFGKPGHSPHQKCTAAMRLLAYGCPADSLDENLRIVASTAIEVLTKFAKGVRKNFGEEYLRRPTNEDTRHLFHVAENRGFPGMSGSIDCMHWEWERCPTAWKEQFTRGDIGASTIMLEVVASLDLWIWHAYFGVVGSNNDINVLNQSTLFTQLLQGRAPKVEFTVNENVYKKGYYLAEGIYPKWATLMKTIPLPQCEKDKRFAQHQESARKDVERAFGVLQRRFAIIRNPARLWDRSALADIMYACVILHNMIVEDERDDYQVRYDLDYDEGSDPVPLTGYGHGPIQEFARVLQTDTEIRDRTMHRRLKDDLVEHIWQKFGANDA, encoded by the coding sequence ATGAGGAAGCATGTATTTCTTCGGATTTTACATGCACTTAGTGAGTGGTCCCCTTATTTTTGCCAAAGGTTTGATGCCTTTGGCAAGCCTGGTCATTCGCCACACCAAAAATGCACTGCAGCCATGCGCCTGCTAGCGTATGGCTGCCCTGCTGATAGTCTAGATGAAAATCTGAGAATTGTTGCAAGCACCGCCATTGAAGTCTTGACCAAGTTCGCGAAAGGTGTGAGGAAGAATTTCGGTGAAGAATATCTAAGAAGGCCCACTAATGAAGACACTAGACACTTATTTCATGTTGCTGAGAATCGAGGTTTCCCTGGCATGTCAGGAAGTATAGATTGTATGCATTGGGAGTGGGAAAGGTGCCCAACTGCTTGGAAGGAACAATTTACTCGTGGTGATATTGGAGCATCCACCATTATGCTAGAAGTTGTTGCCTCGCTTGATCTTTGGATTTGGCATGCGTATTTTGGTGTGGTAGGGTCTAACAATGACATAAATGTGTTAAATCAGTCAACTTTGTTCACACAATTACTACAAGGGAGAGCTCCTAAAGTAGAGTTTACAGTCAATGAAAATGTGTACAAGAAGGGTTACTATCTAGCAGAGGGTATTTATCCAAAGTGGGCTACATTAATGAAAACAATCCCCCTACCACAGTGTGAGAAAGATAAGAGATTTGCACAGCATCAAGAATCAGCAAGAAAAGATGTGGAAAGAGCATTTGGAGTATTGCAGCGAAGATTTGCCATTATACGTAACCCAGCACGATTGTGGGATAGAAGTGCACTAGCAGATATCATGTATGCATGTGTGATATTGCACAACATGATAGTAGAGGATGAGAGAGATGACTATCAAGTTCGGTATGACTTGGATTACGACGAGGGTAGCGACCCAGTCCCACTAACAGGATACGGTCATGGACCAATTCAAGAATTTGCTAGGGTACTTCAAACAGACACTGAAATACGTGATCGAACAATGCATCGTCGACTGAAAGATGACTTGGTGGAGCACATATGGCAAAAGTTTGGAGCAAATGATGCCTAG
- the LOC100827464 gene encoding G-type lectin S-receptor-like serine/threonine-protein kinase At2g19130, which yields MASSQRPISVLFVMGLVALQGVVLRAGAGAADTLTVDQPLSGSHRPLVSKSGKFALGFFQPDNSQHWYIGIWHNKVPKKESVWVANKISPISNPDLSQLTISTDGNIVLLDHSGEIWSTNMTGITTSTVGVILDNGNLVLADTSNTSIILWQSFDHFGNTWLPGGKVGRGSKLTGGSTRLVAWKTFNDPTPGLFSLVLDPNGTSQYLLMWNSTKQYWTSGNWTGRIFTDVPEMTQTNGQVYTFDYVDSVNESYFMYNSNDETVITRFVVDATGQIHVFTWVDDTKNWMLFFSQPKAQCDVYALCGPFGVCTENALASCSCLCGFSEQYQGQWSHGDHTQGCRRNVALQTSGNSSWNDRFYTMVNVKLPINAHNTIAAAASGSTQNCEVACLSNSSCTAYSFNGICFLWYGDLINLQDLSNVGIKGSTILIRLAASEFSDRTKKLATGVKIAAIVTSTSAAALIIVVVSVFLLRRRFKGVEQVEGSLMAFTYRDLQSLTKNFSDKLGGGAFGSVFRGSLPDETLVAVKKLEGFRQGEKQFRAEVSTIGTIQHVNLIRLLGFCSERKRRLLVYEYMSNTSLDRCLFGSNQLVLSWGMRYQIALGIARGLHYLHEKCRDCIIHCDIKPENILLNDSFVPKVADFGLAKLMGRDFSRVLTTMRGTVGYLAPEWITGTAISAKADVYSYGMMLFEIISGKRNARQRQEDSEMDFFPLLAARILTNTEGELNLNCLVDSRLELDSGVDLAEVERVCTVACWCIQDEEGARPAMATVVQVLEGLFEVNVPPVPRSLKFLTV from the exons ATGGCGAGTTCGCAAAGACCCATTTCTGTTTTGTTCGTCATGGGCTTGGTTGCTCTGCAAGGAGTTGTACTACGCGCAGGTGCAGGTGCAGCCGATACCTTGACTGTGGATCAGCCGCTGTCCGGCAGCCACAGGCCACTGGTGTCCAAGAGTGGCAAGTTCGCGCTGGGGTTTTTCCAGCCAG ATAACTCACAACATTGGTACATCGGTATATGGCACAACAAAGTCCCAAAGAAAGAATCAGTCTGGGTGGCAAACAAGATCTCTCCTATCTCCAACCCAGATTTGTCACAACTGACTATATCAACGGATGGCAACATAGTCTTACTCGACCATTCGGGGGAAATCTGGTCCACCAACATGACGGGCATCACCACTTCCACGGTTGGTGTCATCCTCGACAACGGTAACCTTGTCCTAGCAGACACGTCCAACACCTCTATCATCCTGTGGCAAAGCTTCGACCACTTCGGCAACACGTGGCTCCCCGGCGGTAAGGTTGGACGTGGCAGCAAGCTCACTGGTGGGAGCACACGTCTAGTCGCATGGAAGACTTTCAATGACCCAACTCCAGGGTTGTTCTCTCTTGTGTTGGACCCAAATGGTACGAGTCAGTACCTCCTCATGTGGAATAGTACGAAGCAGTACTGGACTAGCGGCAACTGGACTGGCCGCATTTTCACCGACGTGCCGGAGATGACACAAACCAATGGCCAGGTCTACACATTTGACTATGTCGACAGCGTGAACGAGAGCTACTTCATGTATAATAGCAACGACGAAACGGTCATCACGAGGTTTGTGGTGGATGCTACGGGGCAGATTCATGTCTTCACGTGGGTAGATGACACCAAGAACTGGATGTTGTTCTTTTCGCAACCCAAGGCGCAATGCGACGTGTACGCGTTGTGTGGGCCATTTGGTGTTTGCACCGAGAATGCATTGGCATCTTGTAGTTGCCTCTGTGGTTTCAGTGAGCAATACCAGGGCCAGTGGTCACATGGTGATCACACTCAAGGGTGCCGAAGAAATGTTGCTCTACAGACCAGCGGTAATAGCTCATGGAATGATAGGTTCTACACCATGGTGAATGTGAAGTTACCAATCAATGCACATAACACCatagctgcagcagcatcaggtAGCACCCAAAACTGTGAGGTTGCATGTCTAAGCAACAGTTCATGCACCGCTTATTCCTTCAATGGCATCTGCTTCCTTTGGTACGGGGACCTCATTAACCTACAAGATTTGAGCAATGTTGGTATTAAAGGCAGCACTATTCTAATTCGCTTGGCTGCATCCGAGTTCTCTGACAGAACAAAGAAATTGGCCACCGGTGTCAAGATCGCTGCCATTGTTACTAGTACTAGTGCTGCTGCACTAATAATTGTTGTCGTTTCAGTTTTCCTTTTGAGAAGAAGGTTCAAGGGAGTGGAACAAGTCGAGGGCTCACTGATGGCATTCACATATCGTGATTTGCAATCTCTGACCAAAAACTTCTCCGATAAGCTTGGCGGAGGCGCCTTTGGTTCAGTGTTCAGAGGTTCACTGCCTGATGAAACATTAGTGGCTGTGAAGAAACTCGAAGGATTTCGTCAAGGGGAGAAGCAGTTTCGGGCAGAGGTGAGCACAATTGGCACCATTCAACACGTCAACCTAATTCGACTACTTGGGTTTTGTtcagagagaaagaggaggcTTCTCGTCTATGAATACATGTCAAACACCTCCTTAGACCGGTGTCTTTTTGGGAGCAATCAACTAGTCCTAAGCTGGGGCATGAGGTACCAGATTGCACTAGGAATTGCCAGGGGATTACACTATCTCCATGAGAAATGCAGGGACTGCATCATACATTGTGACATCAAACCTGAGAACATACTCTTGAATGATTCGTTTGTTCCAAAAGTTGCGGACTTCGGGCTCGCGAAGCTGATGGGACGAGACTTCAGTCGTGTCCTTACGACAATGAGGGGCACTGTAGGGTACCTCGCACCGGAGTGGATAACTGGCACAGCCATCTCAGCCAAGGCGGATGTTTATAGCTACGGAATGATGTTGTTCGAGATCATATCGGGCAAGAGGAACGCGAGGCAGCGACAGGAGGACAGCGAAATGGATTTCTTCCCATTATTGGCTGCTAGAATTCTAACAAACACCGAAGGAGAGTTGAACCTGAATTGCCTCGTGGATAGCCGGCTGGAACTAGACAGCGGCGTAGACTTGGCTGAGGTGGAGAGAGTCTGCACGGTCGCATGCTGGTGCATTCAGGACGAAGAGGGTGCTaggccggccatggcgacggTCGTGCAGGTTCTTGAGGGGCTTTTTGAGGTCAATGTCCCGCCGGTTCCGAGATCGCTTAAATTCCTGACGGTTTAA